The following proteins are co-located in the Candidatus Phytoplasma asteris genome:
- a CDS encoding YqaJ viral recombinase family protein — protein MQITNLNQRTSQWYQHRQKYINASEIGSITGNDKFRTLEQLVRDKIFGTTFTSNKYTEHGNKTEPLARSFFEKTTKLNFPDTIFTDDEVQMFSASLDGYNSKTNTLLEIKCPYVNENNNISPSWNGFFSHQEVPINYLSQVQCQLYCSQAKFAYFLVYFNDTNYHVVRICQDNNFINKMIADGKKYLELLHKAKQELSQTTFLKQLSKIKYN, from the coding sequence ATGCAAATAACTAATCTAAACCAAAGAACATCACAATGGTACCAACATCGACAAAAATACATTAATGCATCAGAAATAGGTAGCATCACTGGAAATGATAAATTCAGAACCTTAGAACAATTAGTTCGTGATAAAATATTCGGCACAACTTTCACAAGCAATAAATACACTGAACACGGCAATAAAACTGAACCACTAGCACGCAGTTTCTTTGAAAAAACAACTAAATTAAACTTCCCTGATACAATCTTTACGGATGATGAAGTCCAAATGTTTTCTGCCTCACTTGATGGATATAATTCTAAAACCAACACTTTATTAGAAATCAAATGCCCTTATGTTAACGAAAACAACAACATATCACCATCTTGGAATGGTTTCTTTTCCCATCAAGAAGTCCCTATTAACTATTTATCCCAAGTTCAATGTCAACTTTATTGTAGTCAAGCTAAATTCGCTTACTTTTTGGTTTATTTCAATGATACTAATTATCATGTAGTGCGAATTTGCCAAGACAACAACTTCATTAATAAAATGATTGCAGATGGTAAAAAATATTTAGAATTACTACACAAAGCAAAACAAGAATTATCACAAACAACTTTTTTAAAACAATTAAGCAAAATAAAATACAACTAA
- the tmk gene encoding dTMP kinase, which yields MKLIIFEGLDGIGKTSLIKSVQQELTKQGNEVIVIRGLGSSTIGNSIRETFLTHNTLHNLTRYFLSFANMIQTQEELIKPNLQTNKIILVDRWLGSNFAYRVYPSKIDKNYQIFNKLSKKFIKPDITIYLKINPQLGLERKINQKNHKLDVIETSSLTYFQQVEKGYYEFLKKPNLGTKIILNNMNDKDAKFNQQYIIKKIGEI from the coding sequence ATGAAATTAATTATATTCGAAGGACTCGACGGTATTGGAAAAACAAGTCTAATAAAAAGCGTTCAACAAGAATTAACAAAACAAGGTAACGAAGTAATTGTTATTCGCGGATTAGGTAGTTCTACAATCGGGAATTCTATACGTGAAACGTTTTTAACCCACAATACTTTGCATAATTTAACTAGATATTTTTTAAGTTTTGCCAACATGATTCAAACCCAAGAAGAACTCATCAAACCCAACTTACAAACAAACAAAATCATTTTAGTAGATAGATGGTTAGGCTCTAATTTCGCCTATCGTGTATATCCTTCAAAAATTGACAAAAATTACCAAATTTTTAACAAATTAAGTAAAAAATTCATCAAACCTGATATCACTATTTATCTAAAAATTAATCCTCAATTAGGTTTGGAACGAAAAATAAACCAAAAGAATCACAAATTAGATGTGATTGAAACTAGTTCCTTAACTTATTTTCAACAAGTAGAAAAGGGATATTATGAATTTTTGAAAAAACCAAACCTAGGAACTAAAATTATCTTAAATAATATGAATGATAAAGATGCTAAATTTAATCAACAATACATTATCAAAAAAATCGGAGAAATATAA